A region from the Hippoglossus hippoglossus isolate fHipHip1 chromosome 16, fHipHip1.pri, whole genome shotgun sequence genome encodes:
- the LOC117777448 gene encoding uncharacterized protein LOC117777448 has protein sequence MTAGMCVPLVVLLSVFMLHSVSAGGLYCAKTARARAAALGLDYPGVHGAPEFSGPAHHEVHPDTMPLRPRPYEGSDPYLDEGEPNVASDGHNQRQVGSFDDGARQQAHPRSSESTSLLSHGAYNPVQREYTSFPRGQTDSNHNSNFEEVKHVAPPTLFQASGQPDLANWDPQGRGESLSFVYNKHNLVFDESAPNRRGMSLSGLPLPRSRGHGTYHRGLTGFGPSREVPVLASSRSPSKGHVRAMISRSPAFGRRGKIRLPDHRLRSLHRNLDVKQFVQGNPALRLG, from the exons ATGACTGCAGGGATGTGTGTTCCTCTGGTGGTTCTTCTCAG TGTCTTCATGCTTCACTCGGTGTCAGCTGGAGGTTTGTACTGTGCGAAAACAGCAAGAG ccCGGGCCGCCGCCTTGGGTTTGGATTATCCTGGAGTCCATGGAGCCCCGGAATTCTCCGGACCAGCTCACCATGAGGTCCACCCTGACACGATGCCGCTGAGGCCTCGACCGTACGAAGGCAGTGATCCTTACCTGGATGAGGGAGAACCTAACGTGGCCTCTGACGGACACAATCAACGGCAAGTGGGCTCATTCGATGATGGCGCACGTCAACAAGCTCACCCCAGGAGTTCTGAGTCCACGTCTCTACTGAGCCACGGTGCTTACAACCCAGTTCAAAGGGAATACACCAGTTTTCCCAGAGGACAGACGGACAGTAACCACAACTCCAATTTTGAGGAGGTCAAGCATGTTGCTCCACCAACGCTGTTTCAAGCCTCGGGCCAGCCTGACCTTGCGAATTGGGATCCTCAAGGTCGCGGCGAGTCGCTCTCATTTGTCTACAACAAGCACAACCTTGTTTTTGACGAGTCTGCCCCAAATAGACGTGGCATGTCTCTGAGTGGACTCCCCCTGCCCCGAAGCAGGGGTCATGGCACTTACCACAGGGGTCTAACCGGATTTGGCCCGAGTAGAGAAGTCCCTGTCCTCGCTTCATCTCGTTCCCCCAGCAAAGGCCACGTCAGAGCGATGATTAGCCGAAGTCCCGCGTTTGGTAGACGGGGAAAGATTAGGCTCCCTGACCATCGACTTCGGTCCCTGCACAGAAACCTGGATGTCAAACAGTTTGTTCAAGGTAACCCTGCTCTTAGACTTGGATGA